CTGCTGCTCACCGCCCTGCGCAACCGGCCCTCGCCGGACGCGGGGCACGGCGAGCTGAGCGAGGAGGTGGCACGGGCCAGGGACGCCTGGCGCGAAGCCCTGCTGGAACGCGGCATCCTCCCCTTCCTCAGAGAGGCCCTGGCCGACCCCGGCACCACCGCTCTGCACCACACGGCTCCGCCCGCACCGACCAGCCGGATGCCCACCCTCGGCTACGACCGCCCAGGCTTCAGCAGCCCGGACGACGGAGCGTCCGGTGCCCGCCCGAGCTTCAGCAGCCCGGACTACACCAGCCCGGACTTCGGGGGGCCGGAACACCAGCCGGAGTAGCAACCGGCACAGCCCCTCGGCTTGCGCCCCCACCACGGGGAGCGCAAGCCGAAGACCCGGCCGCGGGCCACTCGCCGGCGGCTCGCCCAGTTCAGTCGGCGAATCGCCTACGTCAGTCGACGACCGGCAGATAAACCCGGTTGCCCGCCGCCGCGGACTCCTTCGCTTTCTGAGCCATGCCCTCTTCGATCTCCTCCTGACTGCCGCCGTGGCGGCGGCGGATGTCCTGGGACATCTTCATCGAAAGCAGCTTCAGGCCGGAATCCGAACGCACCTTCATCCAACAGCGCTCCCCTCCCGGAGGGCACGTGGACCAGCCGCCGACTACGCGGGAGGAGCGAAAGGATCACGAGGCGCCGATGGACCCTTCCCTGATGCCCTCGGTGGCGGAACAGGAGCCCAGCCCGGCCCACGGTGCTCGAGCCACCACGTGCCAATGGTCTGGAACTTCTCGTCGAATCCGCTATCCCAGGAAAGAAAACCGGTAATGGGTGCCCGCAGGCGGGTTCGGCGGCCGTCGGCTTCGTAGATCACGACAGTCCGGGTCCCCTGGAAAGGCTCGATGAGGATGGCTTGTATGTCGGCCCACTGGATGGTCCGGCGGCGGAGGTTGTGCACGACGGCCGTCGACTGCGTGAGTGTGACGCCGAAGTACCGACCGGCGATCAGCAGCACGAACGGCATGACGGCCCACATACCAAACGTCTCGGCCACCTCAGTTCTCAATGGCACCCCATCCAGCCACTCCCAGATGTGCGTGCCCATGACGACGACAAGGAGGGGCAGAACAGGTAGCACGCGTTGCAGACGCGTCGATCGGTAACGGACACACTCCGGTACAGACCGGACCTGCGATCGCTCCACCAGCCCCACCCCTCACACAATGCAGCCACGACCCGGCGCGTGATCGCCAAGGCAGCATCGCGGGCCCGGGGCAGCTTGTCTATCCGCCTACTCCTGGCATCCGAGCAAGTGGCCGTAAAAAATCTCCCAAAGAGTTGATTCTTCGGTGCCTTCACCGTCGAGGTCCGCGCTTCGGACACGTGCCCTGGGCGACTGGGAAGCGCGGACCACACGCGTCGGGCTTCAGTCCGCGATCGGCAGATACACCCGGTTGCCCGCCGCCGCGAACTCCTTCGACTTCTGAGCCATGCCCTCTTCGATCTCCTCCTGACTGCCGCCGTGGCGGCGGCGGATGTCCTGGGAGATCTTCATCGAGCAGAACTTCGGCCCGCACATGGAGCAGAAGTGAGCCGTCTTGGCCGGTTCGGCGGGCAGGGTCTCGTCGTGGAATTCCCGGGCCGTGTCGGGGTCGAGGGCCAGGTTGAACTGGTCCTCCCAGCGGAACTCGAAGCGGGCGTCAGAGAGGGCGTCATCCCACTCCTGGGCACCGGGGTGTCCCTTGGCGAGGTCGGCCGCATGGGCGGCGATCTTGTAGGTGATCACACCCGTCTTGACGTCGTCCCGGTTGGGCAGGCCCAGGTGCTCCTTGGGCGTGACGTAGCAGAGCATCGCGGTGCCCCACCAGGCGATCATGGCGGCGCCGATGCCGGAGGTGATGTGGTCGTAGGCCGGCGCGACGTCGGTGGTCAGCGGGCCGAGCGTATAGAACGGAGCCTCATCGCAGATCTCCTGCTGAAGGTCGATGTTCTCCTTGATCTTGTGCATCGGGACGTGTCCCGGGCCCTCGATCATGGTCTGTACGTGGAAACGCTTCGCGATCCGGTTGAGTTCCCCGAGCGTGCGCAACTCCGCGAACTGCGCCTCGTCGTTGGCGTCCGCGATCGAACCGGGCCTGAGGCCGTCGCCCAGCGAGTACGTGACGTCGTAGGCGGCGAGGATCTGGCACAGCTCCTCGAAGTTCTCGTACAGGAACGACTCCTTGTGGTGCGCGAGGCACCAGGCCGCCATGATCGAGCCGCCGCGCGAGACGATGCCGGTCTTGCGGTTGGCCGTCAGTGGTACGTACGGCAGGCGCACGCCCGCGTGGACCGTCATGTAGTCCACGCCCTGCTCGGCCTGTTCGATGACCGTGTCCTTGTAGATCTCCCAGGTCAGCTCCTCGGCGCGGCCGTCGACCTTCTCCAGCGCCTGGTAGAGCGGCACCGTGCCGATGGGGACGGGGGAGTTGCGCAGCACCCACTCGCGAGTGGTGTGGATGTTGCGGCCGGTGGACAGGTCCATGACCGTGTCGGCGCCCCAACGGGTCGCCCAGGTCATCTTCTCCACCTCCTCCTCGATGGAGGACGTCACTGCGGAGTTGCCGATGTTGGCGTTGACCTTCACCAGGAACCGCTTGCCGATGATCATCGGCTCGATCTCCGGGTGGTTGACGTTCGCCGGCAGCACCGCGCGCCCCGCCGCGATCTCCTCGCGGACGACCTCGGGAGAGACGTTTTCCCGGATGGCCACGTACTCCATCTCCGGCGTGATCTCACCGCGACGGGCGTAGGCGAGCTGCGTGACCTCGTTGCCGTCACGGCTACGGCGCGGCTGGCGTGGCCGCCCCGGGAAGACCGCGTCGAGGTTGCGGAGGCCACCCCGCGGTGAGGTGTGCTTGATCCCGTCGTCCTCGGGGCGCACGGGACGTCCCGCGTACTCCTCGGTGTCCCCGCGGGCGATGATCCAGTTGTCCCGCAGTGGCGCGAGGCCCCGTCGGACATCCGTCTCGGTGAGCGGATCGGTGTACGGGCCGGACGTGTCGTACAGCGCGACCGACTTCCCGTTGGTGAGGTGCACCTGACGGACCGGCACCCGAAGATCGGGGCGCGAGCCCTCGATGTACGCCTTGTGCCAGCCGATGGACTTCCCGGCCTCCGTGTCGAGCTGGTCGTCGTTCTGCTCGGAGGCAGGCGTGCGCGCGTCCTTGATGGTCATGAGACCTACTCCCTACGCCGGCATTACCCGGTAACAGGTTCGGCGGTCGACGCAGCGGTTTCCGTCCGCCGACGTTTCGTGGGGAACGTCACTCGCTTGAGATGACGTTCCACGTGAAACATCGCTGGGACGGAGGTCAGCGCCCTCTCAGCCCGGTGCTCCGAGCTCCCGCGTGTACAAAGGTGGCTCCACGCTAGCGTCAATTCGGGCGCGGTGAACAGAGGGCCCCTGTCGTTCTTGCGATGATCGGTCGGTGACCACGACGCATCAGCCCCCTTACCCGCCTCCCGAGCCTCCGCGCCGGCCGGGCTCCGGAAACGGCCCCGGGCCCGGCCCCGGCAATGGCTCCCGCGGGAGCCTCGGAAACGGCGGGGCCGACGGCTGGCACGAGCATGAGCACGGCGGGCACGGCGGGCACGGCGGGCACGGCTACGGATACGGGCCCAGAGCCGGTGGCGAAGGCCAGGGCGGTGGCAGTGACCTGGGCGGTCAGGGTGGCGGGGGCCGGGGTGGTGGTGACGGCCATGGGCACGGACCCGGCGACGGACACGGGCACGCGCAGGGGGGCGGTTCCGGGTCCGGCAGCGGTGGCGGCCACAGTCACAGCCACGGTCCGGCAGCTCCCGTCTCCAAGCACCTGCGCAAGGTCATCGCGGCGATCCTCATCCCGTTCGGCGTAGCCGTGGTGGTGGGGCTGGCAGTGCTGTGGCCCGGTGGCGCCCCGGCGCACGAACGCACCGGGGTCGGCTTCGACCGGCAGACCCAGCAGGCCACGGTCAGCAAGGTCGTGAGCGTCAGCTGCAAGTCGGTGAACGCCTCGGGGGAGACTCCGACCGGGGACACCTCCACGGCCGAGGGCTCCTCCGCCGAGCAGCAGGCGAACGGCACCTGCAAGAAGGCGACGATCCGGGTCGACACCGGCAACGACAAGGGCCGCACCTTCACGGAGATCGTCCAGCCGGACCAGTCTCGGCAGTTGCACGAGGGCCAGAAGGTCGTGGTCGCGTACGAGCCTTCGGCACCCAGGGATCTGCAGTACTCGGTCGCCGACGTGAACCGCAGGCTCCCCATGGGGCTGCTCGCCGGCATCTTCGCGCTCGCCGTGGTGATCGTCGGGCGACTGCGTGGTGTCATGGCGCTGGTCGCGCTGGCCGTCAGCTTCCTGCTGCTGAACTTCTTCGTCCTGCCCGCGATCCTGCAGGGCTCGAACCCGCTCCTCGTGGCGGTGGTCGGGGCGAGCGCCATCATGCTGATCGCCCTCTACATGTGCCACGGTCTGTCGGCCAGAACCTCCGTGGCCGTGCTGGGCACGCTGATCTCCCTGATTCTGATCGGCATCCTCGGATCGCAGTTCATCGGTTGGGCCGCACTCACGGGCAACACGGACGACAACACCGGGCTCATCCATGGGCTGTATCCATCGATCGACATGAGCGGCCTGCTGCTCGCCGGCGTCATCATCGGCTCGCTCGGGGTCCTCGACGACGTGACGGTCACGCAGACCTCGGCTGTCTGGGAGCTGCACGAGGCCAACCCGACGATGGGCTGGCGCGGGCTCTACCGCGCCGGTATCCGGATCGGGCGCGACCACATCGCCTCCGTCGTCAACACGCTCGTCCTCGCCTACGCGGGTGCCGCGCTGCCGCTGCTGCTGCTCTTCTCCATCGCACAGTCCAGCGTGGGGACCGTCGCCAACAGTGAGCTGGTGGCGGAGGAGATCGT
This portion of the Streptomyces canus genome encodes:
- a CDS encoding YibE/F family protein, producing the protein MTTTHQPPYPPPEPPRRPGSGNGPGPGPGNGSRGSLGNGGADGWHEHEHGGHGGHGGHGYGYGPRAGGEGQGGGSDLGGQGGGGRGGGDGHGHGPGDGHGHAQGGGSGSGSGGGHSHSHGPAAPVSKHLRKVIAAILIPFGVAVVVGLAVLWPGGAPAHERTGVGFDRQTQQATVSKVVSVSCKSVNASGETPTGDTSTAEGSSAEQQANGTCKKATIRVDTGNDKGRTFTEIVQPDQSRQLHEGQKVVVAYEPSAPRDLQYSVADVNRRLPMGLLAGIFALAVVIVGRLRGVMALVALAVSFLLLNFFVLPAILQGSNPLLVAVVGASAIMLIALYMCHGLSARTSVAVLGTLISLILIGILGSQFIGWAALTGNTDDNTGLIHGLYPSIDMSGLLLAGVIIGSLGVLDDVTVTQTSAVWELHEANPTMGWRGLYRAGIRIGRDHIASVVNTLVLAYAGAALPLLLLFSIAQSSVGTVANSELVAEEIVRTLVGSIGLVASVPVTTVLAALVVSADRPEAEAVGAGAGAPVVPATSASAGTADSRPAAARGGKGRRRRR
- the thiC gene encoding phosphomethylpyrimidine synthase ThiC, encoding MTIKDARTPASEQNDDQLDTEAGKSIGWHKAYIEGSRPDLRVPVRQVHLTNGKSVALYDTSGPYTDPLTETDVRRGLAPLRDNWIIARGDTEEYAGRPVRPEDDGIKHTSPRGGLRNLDAVFPGRPRQPRRSRDGNEVTQLAYARRGEITPEMEYVAIRENVSPEVVREEIAAGRAVLPANVNHPEIEPMIIGKRFLVKVNANIGNSAVTSSIEEEVEKMTWATRWGADTVMDLSTGRNIHTTREWVLRNSPVPIGTVPLYQALEKVDGRAEELTWEIYKDTVIEQAEQGVDYMTVHAGVRLPYVPLTANRKTGIVSRGGSIMAAWCLAHHKESFLYENFEELCQILAAYDVTYSLGDGLRPGSIADANDEAQFAELRTLGELNRIAKRFHVQTMIEGPGHVPMHKIKENIDLQQEICDEAPFYTLGPLTTDVAPAYDHITSGIGAAMIAWWGTAMLCYVTPKEHLGLPNRDDVKTGVITYKIAAHAADLAKGHPGAQEWDDALSDARFEFRWEDQFNLALDPDTAREFHDETLPAEPAKTAHFCSMCGPKFCSMKISQDIRRRHGGSQEEIEEGMAQKSKEFAAAGNRVYLPIAD